The following are encoded together in the Thermococcus sibiricus MM 739 genome:
- the mtnA gene encoding S-methyl-5-thioribose-1-phosphate isomerase has translation MGIKYKPEELTKLPRSVEFREGKVYLIDQLLLPREFKVIALEKVEDVARAIKTLQVRGAPAIGATAAYGLALLAEKSNAKTKEKFFDEFYKAFEILKNTRPTAVNLFWALNRVKRLLEEHKENNLDTIKKLIIEEAHKIADEDVEANLRMGHYGAEILPEGNVLTHCNAGSLATVHLGTVGAALRVMHREGKLKLLWVDETRPVLQGARLSAWEYHYDGIPLKLISDNMAGFVMQQGKVDAIIVGADRIVANGDFANKIGTYSLAVLAKEHKIPFFTIAPISTVDMNLKSGKEIPIEERPKEEVLTCGGCKIAPDVDVYNPAFDVTPHKYLTAIITDRGVVYPPFERNLKKIFE, from the coding sequence ATGGGGATAAAATACAAACCAGAGGAACTTACAAAACTCCCAAGAAGCGTTGAATTTAGAGAAGGGAAAGTGTATCTTATTGATCAGCTTTTGCTTCCTAGAGAATTCAAAGTAATAGCATTGGAAAAAGTTGAAGATGTTGCCAGAGCAATAAAAACCCTTCAAGTTCGTGGTGCTCCAGCTATAGGTGCAACAGCAGCCTATGGATTGGCTTTACTTGCAGAAAAGAGTAATGCAAAGACAAAGGAAAAGTTTTTCGATGAGTTTTACAAAGCGTTTGAAATCCTTAAAAATACCAGACCAACTGCAGTTAACCTCTTCTGGGCCCTTAATAGGGTTAAACGTCTTTTAGAGGAGCATAAGGAGAATAATCTTGACACAATAAAGAAGCTGATTATTGAAGAGGCCCACAAGATAGCAGATGAAGATGTTGAGGCGAACCTTAGAATGGGCCATTATGGAGCCGAGATTCTCCCTGAAGGGAACGTTTTAACACATTGCAATGCAGGTAGCTTAGCCACGGTGCATCTTGGCACAGTTGGAGCGGCTTTAAGAGTGATGCATAGAGAGGGAAAGCTCAAACTTCTATGGGTTGATGAAACAAGGCCTGTTCTTCAAGGTGCCCGCTTATCTGCTTGGGAATATCACTATGATGGAATTCCACTAAAGCTAATAAGCGATAATATGGCGGGGTTTGTCATGCAACAAGGAAAGGTGGATGCGATAATCGTTGGTGCGGATAGAATAGTCGCCAATGGTGATTTTGCCAACAAAATAGGGACCTATTCTCTGGCTGTGCTTGCAAAGGAACATAAAATCCCGTTTTTCACAATTGCACCAATTTCCACAGTTGATATGAACCTTAAGAGCGGAAAGGAGATTCCAATTGAGGAAAGGCCAAAAGAGGAAGTACTAACCTGTGGAGGATGCAAAATAGCCCCAGATGTTGATGTTTATAACCCTGCCTTTGATGTAACACCCCATAAGTATCTAACGGCAATAATTACTGACAGAGGAGTAGTGTACCCACCGTTTGAAAGGAATTTAAAGAAGATTTTTGAATAA
- a CDS encoding DUF192 domain-containing protein, with amino-acid sequence MLINKTKGKVWTGRVKIADTFFKRFRGLMLTPNVNYALVFILPSETRLNASIHMFFMLQSIDVIFLDSSREVVDLKRARPWRFYVPKGGAKYIIETPVGVIDYLNAEIGDEIDWEVEEERSAIPSPVEALNKIGIKNSNGTISLAEPKPKLKGE; translated from the coding sequence ATGTTGATAAACAAAACAAAGGGAAAAGTGTGGACCGGAAGAGTTAAAATTGCAGATACTTTCTTTAAGAGATTCAGGGGGTTAATGTTAACTCCCAATGTAAATTATGCTCTTGTGTTCATTTTACCTTCAGAAACAAGGCTAAATGCATCCATTCACATGTTCTTTATGCTTCAGAGTATAGATGTTATCTTTTTGGACTCTTCTAGGGAAGTAGTTGATCTGAAAAGGGCTCGGCCTTGGAGGTTTTATGTTCCAAAAGGAGGGGCCAAATATATCATTGAGACTCCTGTGGGTGTTATAGACTATTTAAATGCTGAAATCGGTGACGAAATAGACTGGGAAGTGGAGGAAGAAAGAAGCGCAATCCCCTCACCAGTTGAAGCATTGAACAAAATAGGTATAAAAAACTCAAATGGAACTATAAGTCTTGCAGAACCCAAGCCGAAGCTTAAAGGGGAATAA
- the gltA gene encoding NADPH-dependent glutamate synthase has protein sequence MAKRELIKERVPTPEVPVEERTKSFVEVNLGYDFASAIKEAERCIQCPPEYAPCIKGCPVHINIPGFIKALRENSNNSNEAVKNALRVIWNDNTLPAITGRVCPQEDQCEAPCVMGKVGDPINIGKLERFVADYARKHNIDEELLQEFANNGENMKGKVAVVGSGPAGLTAAGELAKMGYKVTIFEALHKPGGVLIYGIPEFRLPKEILDKEIAKLIELGVEIKPNYVIGKTLTLEELLEEYDAVFIGTGAGTPKLLNIPGILLDGIYTANEFLTRINLMKAYEFPKYDTPLTIGKRTVVIGAGNTAMDAARSALRMGSEVIIAYRRGREDMTARIEEIHHAEEEGVKFEFFLNPIEFIGDENGKVKAVKFEKMKALEEKDAKGKRKIVGTGEYILLEADTVVIAIGLEPNKVISEEATGLKTNPNGTLVVDERLMTSISGVFAGGDAIRGEATVILAMGDGKKAAKSIHEYIQKKYSSA, from the coding sequence ATGGCGAAGAGGGAGCTTATTAAAGAGCGTGTTCCCACCCCAGAAGTTCCTGTAGAAGAGAGAACAAAAAGTTTTGTGGAAGTGAATCTTGGTTATGATTTTGCTTCAGCTATAAAAGAAGCAGAACGCTGTATCCAATGCCCACCTGAATACGCGCCATGTATCAAAGGATGCCCTGTTCATATAAATATCCCGGGATTCATAAAAGCCCTCCGCGAGAATTCCAATAATTCCAATGAAGCTGTGAAGAATGCTTTAAGAGTAATATGGAACGATAACACTTTACCTGCTATTACTGGTAGAGTTTGCCCTCAAGAAGATCAGTGTGAAGCACCCTGTGTTATGGGGAAAGTTGGAGATCCAATTAACATTGGGAAACTCGAAAGATTTGTCGCAGATTATGCAAGAAAACACAACATAGACGAAGAGTTATTGCAAGAATTTGCAAATAACGGTGAAAACATGAAGGGTAAGGTAGCTGTGGTTGGAAGTGGGCCTGCAGGACTTACCGCTGCCGGAGAACTTGCCAAAATGGGTTACAAAGTCACTATTTTCGAAGCCCTTCACAAGCCAGGAGGAGTCTTAATCTATGGTATTCCAGAATTCAGGCTTCCAAAAGAAATACTTGACAAAGAAATAGCAAAGCTCATAGAATTAGGAGTTGAGATAAAACCCAACTATGTGATTGGTAAGACTCTAACCCTCGAAGAACTTCTTGAAGAGTACGATGCAGTGTTTATTGGGACTGGTGCTGGAACACCGAAACTCCTCAACATACCAGGAATTCTTCTAGATGGAATTTATACGGCAAACGAGTTCCTCACAAGGATAAACCTCATGAAAGCATACGAGTTCCCCAAATATGATACTCCCTTAACCATAGGGAAAAGAACCGTTGTTATTGGCGCTGGTAACACTGCAATGGATGCAGCCCGTTCGGCCCTTAGAATGGGAAGTGAGGTTATTATAGCCTACCGTCGCGGAAGGGAAGATATGACGGCAAGAATAGAAGAAATACACCATGCAGAGGAAGAAGGTGTAAAGTTTGAGTTTTTCCTCAATCCTATCGAATTCATCGGCGATGAGAATGGTAAAGTAAAGGCAGTTAAGTTTGAGAAAATGAAAGCCCTTGAAGAGAAAGACGCTAAAGGAAAGCGTAAAATAGTGGGTACTGGTGAGTATATCTTACTCGAAGCTGACACAGTAGTTATAGCAATAGGACTAGAGCCAAACAAGGTAATAAGCGAAGAAGCAACTGGCTTAAAAACCAATCCCAACGGAACTCTTGTTGTTGATGAAAGGCTCATGACAAGCATTTCTGGTGTATTTGCGGGGGGAGATGCAATTAGAGGAGAAGCAACTGTCATCCTAGCAATGGGGGATGGAAAAAAAGCTGCAAAGTCCATACACGAATACATCCAAAAGAAATATTCCTCAGCTTGA
- a CDS encoding 2-oxoacid:ferredoxin oxidoreductase subunit beta — MYLKSSYEIRDKYLRKDMLPTIFCPGCGIGAVLQYTLRAIDDLGLNQDEVVWVSGIGCSSRVPGYVNFDGLHTTHGRALAFATGIKMANPDLKVIAFMGDGDAAAIGGNHLIHAIRRNLDITVILINNFTYGMTGGQVAPTTPKGLRGTTAPYGSFENPFDIAELAVVAGANYVARWSVFNYLQGINSIKKALQKEGFTLVEFLSPCPISFGRRNKLKTAPELIKWYQKLSVPINKAKEMSPEELEGKVIIGEFIDRDRPSLVKEYEAYKKRAKTAMGWEE; from the coding sequence ATGTATCTAAAGTCAAGCTATGAAATTAGGGATAAATATCTCCGAAAAGACATGCTCCCCACAATATTCTGTCCTGGTTGTGGTATAGGTGCTGTTTTGCAATACACTCTCAGGGCTATTGATGATCTTGGATTAAATCAAGATGAAGTGGTGTGGGTAAGCGGTATTGGATGTTCATCAAGAGTTCCAGGTTATGTTAACTTTGATGGCTTACACACTACTCATGGAAGGGCCTTGGCATTTGCGACAGGAATAAAAATGGCAAATCCAGATCTTAAAGTCATAGCTTTCATGGGAGATGGTGATGCAGCCGCAATTGGTGGAAATCATTTGATTCATGCTATAAGAAGGAATCTTGACATTACAGTGATTTTAATTAACAACTTTACTTATGGAATGACGGGTGGGCAAGTAGCACCAACTACTCCAAAGGGCCTCAGAGGAACTACAGCTCCATATGGAAGTTTTGAAAATCCATTTGATATTGCAGAACTTGCTGTTGTTGCCGGTGCTAACTATGTAGCTAGATGGAGCGTTTTCAATTATCTCCAAGGAATAAACAGTATAAAGAAAGCCCTCCAGAAGGAGGGTTTTACTTTGGTTGAATTTCTCTCTCCATGCCCAATAAGTTTCGGAAGAAGAAATAAGCTCAAAACCGCTCCTGAATTGATAAAGTGGTATCAAAAACTCTCAGTTCCCATAAATAAAGCAAAGGAAATGTCTCCGGAAGAACTCGAGGGCAAAGTGATTATCGGGGAGTTCATTGACAGAGATAGACCAAGTTTGGTTAAAGAATATGAAGCATACAAGAAAAGGGCTAAAACGGCTATGGGGTGGGAAGAATGA
- a CDS encoding 2-oxoacid:ferredoxin oxidoreductase subunit gamma, with product MRKEVLIGGFGGQGVILSSVILGRAAAVYEGLYSVQTQSYGPESRGGASKAEVIISDDLIDYPKALNPDYAILLSQQAYEKYLSLVKEGGIVIVEKDLIPNRNEELEKNFKVYVLPFTKLAEESTGLSLTMNILTLGFLVRLTGIVSEEAIEKAVLDSIPKGTEHLNLKALKKGFELGEKALKGEL from the coding sequence ATGAGAAAGGAAGTCCTTATAGGGGGCTTCGGTGGTCAAGGAGTTATCCTTTCGAGTGTCATTCTGGGAAGAGCAGCTGCAGTTTATGAGGGTCTATATTCAGTTCAAACTCAGTCATATGGCCCAGAATCAAGGGGAGGAGCAAGTAAGGCTGAAGTTATTATAAGTGACGATTTGATAGATTACCCTAAGGCATTAAACCCAGATTATGCTATTTTACTCTCCCAGCAGGCCTATGAGAAATATCTCTCACTAGTTAAAGAGGGGGGCATAGTTATAGTAGAGAAGGATCTAATCCCCAATAGGAATGAAGAACTTGAGAAGAACTTTAAGGTTTATGTACTCCCTTTCACCAAGCTAGCTGAGGAGAGTACAGGACTTAGTCTAACGATGAATATCCTCACTCTTGGATTTTTAGTTAGACTGACTGGAATAGTAAGTGAGGAGGCCATAGAGAAGGCCGTTCTTGATTCAATTCCCAAGGGAACGGAACATCTTAATTTAAAGGCCCTTAAAAAGGGTTTTGAACTTGGAGAAAAAGCTCTCAAAGGAGAGCTTTAG
- a CDS encoding NTPase yields MKIFITGLPGVGKTTIILKVTKELKNHDLKVGGFVTQEIREKGKRVGFKIKALDTGEEGILAWAGNGYPRVGKYVVNLKDINNIAVSAIRRAVENADVIIIDEIGAMEYKSREFAKSIDEVIKSEKVLLATVHRRYVDKFKTLGRVYVLTPENREQIRQEIIENLRTHWKI; encoded by the coding sequence ATGAAAATTTTTATCACAGGTCTACCTGGAGTTGGCAAGACAACCATTATATTAAAGGTCACAAAAGAGCTTAAAAATCACGATTTAAAAGTTGGCGGCTTTGTAACCCAAGAAATTAGAGAAAAGGGGAAAAGAGTAGGTTTTAAAATTAAAGCTCTCGATACGGGAGAAGAAGGCATTCTCGCATGGGCTGGAAATGGATACCCAAGGGTTGGAAAATACGTGGTTAATCTCAAAGACATAAACAACATAGCTGTCTCAGCAATAAGAAGGGCCGTTGAAAATGCTGATGTAATAATCATAGACGAAATTGGGGCCATGGAGTACAAAAGCAGGGAATTTGCAAAGAGCATTGATGAAGTAATCAAAAGCGAAAAAGTACTTTTAGCTACGGTTCATAGAAGATACGTAGATAAATTCAAAACCCTAGGAAGAGTTTACGTCCTCACCCCTGAAAATAGAGAACAAATAAGGCAAGAAATCATTGAAAATTTAAGAACGCACTGGAAGATTTGA
- a CDS encoding nucleotidyltransferase domain-containing protein, giving the protein MLNDIIKCIKNKIEKNEKLKDELYSLVLYGSAVRGDFIKGVSDLDFFAVVKTEDKILPSLKEILEKCTKDIDAVEVDVAWEFLKNLDGLFNKGVPFKFLTVYQEDFIKNHVVIYGEDIAKILPKYKFEDLIEWRVKRLLMLSDTNRGNLKMLHIIAGEVARLLALINGAKSLKKEDILETLRTLGNEDALSIYTSYLNKRSMLFDEDSLRKFITIRCDEILRMLENPKTH; this is encoded by the coding sequence ATGCTCAATGACATCATCAAGTGCATAAAAAACAAAATTGAAAAGAATGAAAAGCTTAAGGATGAACTTTATTCCCTGGTTCTATATGGCTCAGCTGTGAGAGGAGATTTTATTAAAGGTGTGAGCGATCTGGACTTTTTTGCTGTTGTGAAAACGGAGGATAAAATTTTGCCTTCCCTAAAGGAGATTTTAGAGAAGTGTACTAAAGATATAGACGCAGTTGAAGTTGATGTAGCATGGGAATTTCTTAAAAATTTGGATGGCCTTTTCAATAAAGGAGTTCCCTTCAAGTTCTTAACGGTTTATCAGGAGGATTTCATAAAGAACCATGTGGTTATCTATGGAGAGGATATAGCAAAAATTCTCCCAAAATATAAGTTTGAAGACCTCATTGAATGGAGGGTCAAGAGACTTCTTATGCTAAGTGATACCAACAGAGGAAATCTAAAAATGCTCCATATAATTGCAGGAGAAGTCGCTAGACTGCTTGCCCTTATTAATGGTGCAAAAAGTCTAAAAAAAGAAGATATTCTCGAGACACTTCGCACTCTTGGGAATGAAGATGCACTTTCTATCTATACCTCCTATCTTAACAAGAGGAGCATGCTGTTTGACGAGGATTCCCTGAGAAAGTTTATTACCATAAGATGCGACGAAATCTTGAGAATGTTGGAGAATCCTAAAACACACTAA
- a CDS encoding iron-containing alcohol dehydrogenase: MRFFSLKTRIIMGEGSLRYVESVARNYERVMVLSSKSMRIHGFLNEVMDYAEEAGAEVDAIEGLPAEPAYEDVEEILPRIREFSPDLLIALGGGSVIDITKAIKVFYEVPDLRFEEVAFLDRFTKPVRIIPKLKTPLITIPSTSGAGSEVSAASVLKKDGAKYNLVSYEIAPEYAILDPRLPRTMSEKIARNSGLDVLVHGIEAYTTKVATPFSDAMALGAIKTVFKWLPLSVKGDGKAREKIHYAATMAGIAFLNARLGICHSLSHKAAWIGPHGLLNAIFLPYVIHFNMKDEGTRKKYTKIAREIGFNTSEELLEVIKEFNEMLGVPKLNELVGEETFLSKLDEMAEKAYNDPLINFNPVEPSIEDIKELYRKAYYGE; encoded by the coding sequence ATGAGGTTTTTCAGTTTAAAGACGAGGATAATTATGGGAGAGGGAAGCTTAAGATACGTAGAAAGCGTGGCTAGGAATTATGAAAGAGTCATGGTACTTTCAAGTAAATCTATGCGTATTCACGGGTTTTTGAATGAGGTTATGGACTATGCAGAAGAGGCCGGTGCGGAAGTGGATGCTATAGAGGGTTTACCAGCTGAACCAGCTTATGAAGATGTAGAAGAGATCCTTCCAAGGATTAGGGAGTTCTCTCCTGACTTACTTATTGCCCTTGGCGGTGGCAGTGTAATAGATATAACAAAGGCTATAAAGGTGTTTTATGAAGTGCCTGATTTGAGGTTTGAGGAAGTAGCTTTTCTTGATAGATTCACAAAACCAGTTAGAATTATCCCTAAACTTAAGACCCCTTTGATAACTATACCCTCCACAAGTGGGGCTGGAAGTGAAGTTTCTGCAGCTAGCGTGCTCAAAAAAGATGGAGCAAAATATAACCTTGTTTCCTACGAAATTGCTCCAGAGTATGCAATTCTTGATCCAAGGTTACCAAGAACGATGTCAGAAAAGATTGCCAGAAATAGTGGCTTAGATGTTTTGGTGCATGGTATAGAGGCCTATACGACGAAAGTGGCAACTCCTTTTAGTGATGCTATGGCATTGGGGGCTATAAAAACAGTCTTTAAATGGCTTCCTTTGTCAGTTAAGGGTGATGGGAAAGCAAGGGAAAAGATTCATTATGCTGCAACTATGGCAGGAATAGCGTTTCTAAATGCTCGCCTTGGAATATGCCACAGTTTAAGTCATAAAGCCGCTTGGATAGGGCCACATGGCTTGCTTAATGCAATATTTCTGCCCTATGTAATACATTTTAACATGAAGGATGAAGGTACAAGAAAGAAATATACCAAGATAGCCAGAGAAATAGGGTTTAATACATCTGAAGAGCTTCTTGAAGTCATTAAAGAGTTCAATGAAATGCTTGGAGTTCCAAAGCTTAATGAGCTTGTTGGTGAAGAAACATTCCTTTCAAAGCTCGATGAAATGGCAGAAAAGGCTTATAATGATCCTTTAATTAATTTTAACCCGGTAGAGCCTAGCATTGAAGACATAAAAGAACTGTATAGGAAAGCTTATTATGGCGAGTGA
- a CDS encoding sulfide/dihydroorotate dehydrogenase-like FAD/NAD-binding protein — protein MGYRITKKENLSAIDFFMEVEAPHIAHSWKVGQFVVLIADEKGERVPMSVYHAEDGKIGMFIRRHGVTTFKLWYEFDVGDEIFSITGPLGKPIEVKHYGNVVFVSDAVCAQAESYATLKAMKEAGNYTIAIQTFENAANTYPEKYLAKSVADEHYLTTEDGSIGIKGHYLDVLKELIEKDKVDIVFGGGKLGSLVKLAELTKPYGIPTIVTVRQIMVDGTGMCGSCRVLYDGEVKFACRDGPMFDAHKIDWEDAIKRNARFAKQEKLAKEMYMAKLKEKGVI, from the coding sequence ATGGGTTACAGGATAACGAAAAAAGAAAACTTAAGTGCCATTGATTTTTTTATGGAAGTGGAGGCCCCACATATAGCCCATTCATGGAAAGTGGGCCAATTTGTGGTTTTAATTGCAGATGAGAAAGGCGAAAGAGTACCAATGTCTGTCTACCACGCAGAGGATGGAAAAATAGGCATGTTCATTAGAAGGCACGGAGTGACAACATTCAAGCTCTGGTATGAGTTTGATGTTGGAGATGAAATATTCAGTATAACAGGGCCGCTTGGGAAACCAATAGAGGTAAAACACTACGGAAATGTAGTTTTCGTCTCAGATGCAGTCTGTGCACAGGCAGAGAGCTATGCCACTCTAAAAGCTATGAAAGAAGCTGGCAATTACACAATAGCGATACAAACCTTTGAAAATGCTGCCAATACCTATCCAGAAAAGTATCTCGCAAAATCTGTTGCAGATGAACACTACCTTACCACAGAAGATGGAAGCATTGGAATAAAGGGCCACTACCTCGATGTGCTTAAAGAACTCATAGAAAAAGACAAGGTTGACATTGTTTTTGGTGGTGGAAAACTTGGAAGTCTGGTTAAACTTGCAGAGCTAACAAAACCCTATGGAATTCCCACCATAGTTACAGTAAGACAGATAATGGTCGACGGTACCGGCATGTGTGGTTCCTGTAGGGTTCTCTACGATGGAGAAGTCAAATTCGCCTGTAGAGACGGCCCAATGTTTGATGCACACAAGATAGACTGGGAAGATGCAATAAAGAGAAACGCCCGCTTTGCAAAGCAGGAAAAGCTTGCAAAAGAGATGTATATGGCAAAACTTAAGGAGAAGGGGGTAATCTGA
- a CDS encoding FecCD family ABC transporter permease, with product MKKLIPLLTSSILLILLGIAVGPVKISLSDILASFSLENIKIAFSRPNMLKGNAYIILQIRLPRIILAYLVGVSLASAGTASQALFKNPLADPYIIGISGGAAVGASLAALYFPQYMSIFALFGAVLAVFTVYKIAKVNGHIPVDTLLLAGIALGFFTSALTSYLLYVRKEAIHNAIFWLMGTFNGSEWDDVKLVLFSSILGVFFLFFTWKELNLLLLGEESVSMGLDINLYRKLIIGVISLLTSFAVATSGIIGFVGLISPHAMRILFGPNHKRLLPASALFGGSLMVFADILARVLLRPSEIPVGIITALFGAPFFIYLLMKKKRGELLG from the coding sequence ATGAAAAAACTTATACCTCTCCTGACCTCGTCCATCCTTTTAATCCTTTTAGGTATAGCTGTAGGGCCTGTTAAAATATCTCTAAGCGATATACTGGCCTCATTTAGTTTAGAAAATATTAAAATTGCATTTTCAAGGCCCAATATGCTCAAGGGGAATGCTTATATCATTCTTCAGATAAGGCTACCAAGAATTATACTGGCTTATCTTGTAGGGGTAAGTTTGGCCTCTGCAGGAACAGCCTCTCAGGCCTTATTTAAAAACCCTCTTGCAGATCCTTATATAATTGGAATAAGTGGTGGTGCTGCAGTAGGAGCATCTTTAGCGGCCTTATACTTTCCTCAATACATGAGTATCTTCGCCTTATTTGGTGCAGTTTTAGCTGTTTTCACTGTTTATAAAATTGCGAAAGTCAATGGCCATATCCCGGTGGATACTTTGCTTTTAGCTGGAATTGCACTTGGTTTCTTTACAAGTGCTCTAACATCTTATCTTCTTTATGTAAGAAAAGAAGCCATTCATAATGCTATTTTTTGGCTTATGGGAACCTTTAATGGAAGTGAATGGGATGATGTAAAATTAGTGTTATTTTCTTCAATTTTAGGGGTCTTTTTCCTATTTTTTACTTGGAAGGAGCTTAATCTGCTTTTATTGGGGGAGGAGAGTGTCTCAATGGGGCTGGACATTAATCTATACCGAAAGCTTATTATTGGGGTTATCTCACTCCTTACTTCCTTTGCTGTTGCTACAAGTGGAATAATTGGTTTTGTAGGATTGATAAGCCCACATGCTATGAGAATATTGTTTGGCCCCAATCATAAGAGATTACTCCCAGCTTCCGCTCTCTTTGGGGGCAGTTTAATGGTCTTTGCAGATATTCTTGCGAGAGTTCTCCTCAGGCCAAGTGAAATTCCTGTGGGCATAATAACTGCCCTTTTTGGGGCTCCATTTTTTATTTATCTCTTGATGAAGAAGAAAAGGGGTGAGCTCCTTGGTTAG
- a CDS encoding ABC transporter ATP-binding protein, producing MSSLVRLEVRVSFSYDQKEVLKNVSFSAKEGDLLAIVGPNGAGKSTLLKCLVGMLKPKGYAKLNGINLLNLKPKERAKYISYVPQSSYPEFAFTVEEFVELGSYATGGSVEDALKTVGMWERKHELVTKLSGGEYQLVLVARALAQGSNVMLLDEPTSHLDINHALRIMNLLKTLKKEKIVVTVMHDLNLALNYADNLLILDKGEVRWIGRPSELTPEILEEVYEIKAKITEVDSLKIITAIE from the coding sequence GTGAGCTCCTTGGTTAGACTTGAAGTCAGGGTGTCTTTTTCATATGACCAGAAGGAAGTGCTGAAAAATGTTTCATTCTCGGCTAAGGAAGGGGATCTCTTAGCAATTGTTGGTCCTAATGGGGCGGGGAAATCCACACTTCTCAAGTGTCTGGTTGGAATGTTAAAACCTAAAGGTTATGCGAAATTAAATGGTATTAACCTACTTAATCTGAAACCTAAAGAGAGGGCTAAGTATATTTCTTATGTCCCTCAAAGCTCCTACCCAGAGTTCGCATTTACGGTTGAAGAGTTTGTTGAACTTGGGAGCTATGCTACAGGAGGGAGTGTTGAAGATGCCTTGAAAACAGTGGGGATGTGGGAAAGGAAACATGAGCTCGTAACAAAGTTAAGTGGTGGGGAGTATCAGCTGGTTTTGGTTGCAAGAGCACTGGCCCAGGGAAGTAATGTAATGTTGCTTGATGAACCTACTTCCCATCTGGACATTAACCATGCACTTCGGATAATGAATCTTCTAAAAACTCTTAAAAAGGAGAAAATTGTTGTAACTGTCATGCATGATTTGAATTTGGCTCTGAACTATGCAGATAATCTTTTGATTCTTGATAAGGGCGAGGTTCGCTGGATTGGCAGACCTTCTGAATTAACCCCAGAGATCTTGGAGGAAGTTTATGAGATAAAAGCAAAAATAACAGAAGTGGATAGTCTTAAAATTATAACGGCGATCGAATAA
- the trm5b gene encoding tRNA (guanine(37)-N1)-methyltransferase Trm5b — MLGIKVPKKEAEKIRKQLLELNLLDVNFKIKHQNDFVIFPIKERIKGFEIIETTFEKATKRPHSYREVVNIPSELQPLLPSSFDIIGDIAIIELPEELISHGKNIGKAILKVHKHIKAVFAKGSKVSGEYRVRELLHLAGENRTEAIHRENGIRLKLDVAKVYFSPRLATERMRVFERAKEGEVVFDMFAGVGPYSILLAKKVKMVFACDVNPIAIRYLEENKKLNKVENLIPILGDVRKVAGQVKADRVIMNLPKFAHEFLKEAMISVRKGGVIHYYGFSHEENLFEEHLEKIEKVAEELGKNVKVLEKRKVRPYAPYQFNIAIDFSVF, encoded by the coding sequence ATGTTAGGAATAAAAGTTCCAAAAAAAGAAGCTGAAAAAATAAGAAAACAGCTTTTAGAACTTAATTTGCTCGATGTCAACTTTAAGATCAAACATCAGAATGACTTCGTAATCTTCCCAATAAAAGAGAGAATAAAAGGATTTGAAATAATTGAGACTACCTTTGAAAAAGCCACAAAACGACCCCACAGCTATAGAGAAGTTGTGAATATTCCTTCTGAGCTCCAACCACTCCTCCCTTCATCATTTGATATAATAGGAGACATTGCCATAATAGAGCTTCCAGAAGAGCTTATATCTCATGGAAAGAACATTGGAAAAGCAATACTAAAAGTCCATAAACATATAAAAGCTGTTTTTGCAAAAGGAAGCAAGGTTTCAGGGGAATATAGGGTGAGAGAACTCCTTCATCTTGCCGGTGAGAACAGAACCGAGGCCATACATAGAGAGAACGGGATAAGACTAAAGCTTGATGTCGCAAAGGTTTACTTTTCACCAAGGCTTGCAACCGAGAGAATGAGAGTTTTCGAGAGAGCTAAAGAGGGAGAAGTTGTATTTGACATGTTTGCTGGAGTTGGTCCGTATTCAATTCTCCTCGCAAAGAAAGTAAAGATGGTTTTTGCATGCGATGTAAACCCCATAGCTATAAGATATTTAGAAGAAAATAAAAAGCTAAACAAAGTTGAGAACCTTATCCCGATCCTCGGAGACGTGAGAAAAGTAGCTGGTCAAGTAAAGGCCGACCGCGTAATAATGAACCTCCCCAAGTTTGCCCACGAATTCTTAAAGGAAGCGATGATAAGCGTTAGAAAAGGTGGGGTTATCCATTACTATGGATTTTCCCACGAAGAAAACCTTTTTGAGGAGCACTTGGAAAAGATAGAAAAAGTCGCAGAAGAACTTGGAAAAAATGTCAAAGTTCTCGAAAAGAGAAAAGTAAGGCCCTATGCTCCGTACCAATTTAACATTGCTATTGATTTTAGTGTGTTTTAG